From one Streptococcus pneumoniae genomic stretch:
- the dltD gene encoding D-alanyl-lipoteichoic acid biosynthesis protein DltD produces MLRRLWLILGPVFCAALMVGAFLLFYPTNLSHDVEVEKRSAVTLTTRSFKGRTQKVRALTDENHRFVPFFGSSEWLRFDSMHPAVLAEKYDRTYRPYFLGQRGAASLNQYFGMQQILPELENKTAVYVVSPQWFTKTGYDSSAFQQYFNSDQLTSFLYQQKEDEAARYAAERLLALYPNVAMKDKVKQLANQESFSSLDKQYIYLMERINKRQDLFFSNLTSENNDNYEKKVLPELEKLPETFSYQELEKVAIEEAKEHTKTNDFGIDDTFYKKRLTKKLKELKGFQKHLSYVQSPEYNDLQLVLNQFAESKINVLFVIPPVNEKWMDYTGLDKAMYQKAVTKIKYQLESQGFSHIADFSKDGGKPYFMQDTIHMGWLGWLEFDKVVDPFVSNPKPAPAYHINPAFFSKEWANYEGNVREFSLH; encoded by the coding sequence ATGCTTAGGCGCCTATGGCTGATTTTAGGACCAGTCTTTTGTGCGGCCTTGATGGTGGGAGCATTTTTGCTCTTTTATCCGACAAATCTCAGCCATGATGTGGAGGTAGAAAAACGCTCAGCGGTGACCTTGACGACTCGCAGTTTCAAAGGCAGAACGCAAAAAGTTCGAGCTTTGACAGATGAGAATCATCGCTTTGTCCCATTTTTTGGCTCGAGCGAGTGGCTTCGTTTTGATAGTATGCACCCAGCAGTCCTAGCTGAGAAGTATGATCGTACCTATCGTCCTTACTTTTTAGGACAGCGTGGGGCGGCTTCTCTCAACCAATATTTTGGTATGCAGCAGATATTGCCAGAATTGGAAAATAAGACTGCTGTCTATGTTGTCTCACCCCAGTGGTTTACAAAGACCGGATATGATTCGAGTGCTTTTCAGCAGTATTTTAATAGTGATCAGCTGACGAGCTTTCTCTACCAGCAAAAAGAAGATGAGGCAGCACGCTATGCAGCAGAACGTCTTCTAGCACTTTATCCAAATGTAGCCATGAAAGATAAGGTCAAGCAGTTGGCAAATCAAGAAAGCTTTAGCAGCCTTGATAAACAGTATATCTATCTCATGGAGCGTATCAACAAACGGCAGGATCTCTTTTTCAGCAATCTGACTTCTGAAAATAATGATAATTATGAGAAAAAAGTCTTGCCAGAATTGGAGAAATTACCAGAGACATTTTCTTATCAAGAGCTTGAAAAAGTAGCGATTGAAGAAGCCAAAGAGCACACCAAAACCAATGATTTTGGGATTGATGATACCTTTTATAAGAAACGCTTGACCAAGAAACTCAAGGAATTAAAAGGATTTCAAAAGCATTTATCCTACGTTCAGTCGCCTGAATACAACGACTTACAGTTGGTCTTGAATCAATTTGCGGAGTCTAAGATCAATGTTCTCTTTGTCATTCCGCCGGTCAATGAAAAGTGGATGGACTATACGGGGCTTGATAAGGCTATGTACCAAAAAGCGGTGACAAAGATTAAATACCAGCTAGAAAGTCAAGGTTTTAGCCATATCGCTGACTTCTCAAAAGATGGTGGCAAGCCCTACTTCATGCAGGACACCATTCACATGGGCTGGCTGGGTTGGCTCGAGTTTGACAAGGTCGTTGATCCTTTTGTTTCAAATCCTAAACCCGCCCCAGCTTATCATATCAATCCAGCCTTTTTCAGCAAGGAATGGGCGAACTATGAGGGCAATGTGAGAGAATTTTCACTTCATTAA
- the dltC gene encoding D-alanine--poly(phosphoribitol) ligase subunit DltC has product MDIKAEVIEIIDELFMEDVSDMMDEDLFDAGVLDSMGTVELIVEIESRFDIRVPVSEFGRDDWNTANKIIEGITELRNA; this is encoded by the coding sequence ATGGATATTAAAGCAGAAGTAATTGAAATTATTGATGAATTGTTTATGGAAGATGTCTCAGACATGATGGATGAAGATTTGTTTGACGCTGGAGTCCTAGACAGTATGGGAACCGTAGAGTTGATTGTTGAAATCGAGTCTCGTTTTGACATCCGTGTACCTGTGTCTGAATTTGGTCGTGACGACTGGAATACGGCTAATAAAATCATCGAAGGGATTACGGAGTTGAGAAATGCTTAG
- the dltB gene encoding D-alanyl-lipoteichoic acid biosynthesis protein DltB, which translates to MMDFLKQLPHLEPYGEPQYFVYLIAAVLPIFIGLFFKKRFAWYEGLVSLAFIVFMLTGDSPAQLAALFFYVLWQLVWVFSYKWYRAKQDNKWVFFLHVLLAVLPLAQVKVTPAISGHQSLFGFLGISYLTFRSVGMIIEMRDGVLKDFRLWQFLRFLLFMPTFSSGPIDRFRRFEEDYINIPEREELLDMLEVAVRYIMLGFLYKFILAHIFGSMILPPLKQYALSQGGWFNLPSLGVMYAFGLDLFFDFAGYSMFAVAISYLMGIKSPHNFDKPFLSRDLKEFWNRWHISLSFWFRDFVFMRLVMVLMRNKVFKNRNTTSSVAYLINMLVMGFWHGVTWYYIAYGLFHGLGLVVNDAWIRKKKTLNKERKKAGLALLPDNRFTQLLGIVVTFHVVMLSFLIFSGFLNDLWFKK; encoded by the coding sequence ATGATGGACTTTCTCAAACAGCTTCCGCATTTGGAGCCTTATGGAGAACCTCAGTACTTTGTCTATCTGATTGCTGCGGTCTTGCCCATCTTTATCGGACTCTTCTTCAAGAAGCGGTTTGCTTGGTATGAGGGATTGGTCAGCCTAGCCTTTATCGTCTTTATGTTGACAGGGGATAGCCCTGCCCAACTTGCCGCTCTTTTCTTTTATGTCCTGTGGCAGCTTGTTTGGGTCTTTAGCTACAAATGGTATCGTGCGAAACAGGACAATAAATGGGTCTTTTTTCTCCATGTTCTCCTTGCCGTCCTGCCGCTAGCGCAGGTGAAGGTCACACCTGCCATTTCAGGGCACCAATCGCTCTTTGGCTTTTTAGGGATTTCCTATCTGACCTTCCGTTCAGTTGGCATGATTATAGAGATGCGTGACGGGGTTCTAAAAGACTTTCGCCTCTGGCAATTCTTACGTTTCCTGCTCTTTATGCCGACCTTCTCCAGTGGTCCGATTGACCGTTTCCGTCGGTTTGAAGAGGACTATATCAACATCCCTGAGCGTGAGGAGTTGCTCGATATGCTGGAAGTGGCTGTCCGCTATATCATGCTAGGATTTTTATATAAGTTTATTCTGGCTCATATTTTTGGCTCCATGATTTTACCGCCACTCAAGCAATACGCCTTGTCACAAGGTGGCTGGTTCAACCTGCCGAGCTTGGGTGTCATGTATGCCTTTGGTCTAGATTTATTCTTTGACTTTGCAGGCTATTCCATGTTTGCAGTGGCGATTTCCTACCTCATGGGAATTAAAAGTCCGCATAACTTTGACAAGCCTTTCTTGTCGCGTGACCTCAAGGAATTTTGGAATCGCTGGCATATCAGCTTATCATTTTGGTTCCGAGATTTTGTCTTTATGCGTTTGGTCATGGTGTTGATGAGAAACAAGGTCTTTAAAAACCGCAATACGACCTCCAGTGTGGCTTATCTGATCAATATGCTGGTCATGGGCTTCTGGCATGGAGTGACTTGGTACTATATCGCCTACGGTCTCTTTCATGGTCTGGGGCTTGTGGTCAATGATGCTTGGATTCGCAAGAAAAAAACGCTCAATAAAGAACGCAAAAAAGCGGGTCTTGCTCTCTTGCCTGACAATCGCTTTACGCAGCTTCTCGGAATCGTGGTGACTTTCCACGTTGTGATGTTGTCATTTTTAATCTTTTCTGGATTTTTAAATGACCTATGGTTTAAGAAATAA
- the dltA gene encoding D-alanine--poly(phosphoribitol) ligase subunit DltA: MTQLMIKDMIETIEQYAAIQPDFPVYNILGEVHTYRDLKEDSDSLAAKIDSLGLPAKSPVVVFGGQEYEMLATFVALTKSGHAYIPIDSHSALERVSAILEVAEPSLIIGIADFPLDVATPKMSLAEVKDIFAQKTAYDITHSVKGDDNYYIIFTSGTTGKPKGVQISHDNLLSFTNWMITDKEFATPSQPQMLAQPPYSFDLSVMYWAPTLALGGTLFALPSSMAQDFKQLFATILDLPIAIWTSTPSFADLAMLSEDFNAEKMPQITHFYFDGEELTVKTAQKLRDRFPHARIINAYGPTEATVALSAVAVTDEMLATLKRLPIGYTKDDSPTFIIDEAGNKLPFGEQGEIIVSGPAVSKGYMNNPEKTAEAFFEFEGLPAYHTGDVGSMTPDGLLLYGGRMDFQIKFNGYRIELEDVSQNLNKSQYIKSAVAVPRYNKDHKVQNLLAYVILKEGVREQFERDIDITKAIKEDLEDIMMSYMMPSKFLYRESLPLTPNGKIDIKGLINEVNNR, translated from the coding sequence GTGACACAGTTAATGATTAAGGATATGATTGAAACGATTGAGCAGTATGCGGCGATTCAGCCAGATTTTCCTGTCTATAATATCTTGGGAGAAGTCCATACTTATCGTGATTTGAAGGAAGATTCAGATAGCCTAGCTGCAAAGATTGACAGCCTTGGCTTGCCTGCAAAATCTCCTGTCGTCGTCTTTGGCGGACAAGAGTATGAAATGCTTGCGACCTTTGTCGCTTTGACCAAGTCCGGCCATGCCTATATTCCGATTGACAGCCACTCTGCCTTGGAGCGCGTGTCTGCTATTTTAGAGGTCGCAGAGCCTAGCCTGATTATCGGGATTGCGGATTTCCCATTGGATGTGGCGACGCCTAAGATGAGTTTGGCAGAAGTCAAGGACATCTTCGCACAAAAAACGGCTTATGACATCACGCATTCGGTCAAGGGAGATGACAATTACTACATCATTTTCACCTCTGGAACAACAGGTAAGCCAAAAGGGGTGCAAATTTCTCATGACAACCTGCTCAGCTTTACCAACTGGATGATTACAGACAAGGAATTTGCGACGCCAAGCCAACCCCAGATGCTGGCTCAGCCTCCCTATTCTTTTGACTTGTCCGTCATGTATTGGGCCCCAACCCTGGCTCTAGGTGGAACTCTTTTTGCCCTACCAAGCAGCATGGCGCAGGATTTCAAGCAATTATTTGCGACCATCTTAGATTTGCCGATTGCCATTTGGACCTCAACGCCATCTTTTGCGGACTTGGCGATGCTGTCTGAGGATTTCAATGCAGAAAAAATGCCACAGATTACGCATTTCTACTTTGACGGTGAGGAATTGACGGTGAAAACCGCTCAGAAACTCCGCGACCGTTTCCCGCATGCACGGATTATCAATGCCTATGGACCGACTGAAGCAACCGTTGCTTTGTCGGCAGTAGCAGTAACAGATGAGATGTTAGCAACCCTCAAACGCTTACCAATCGGCTATACCAAGGACGATTCGCCAACCTTTATCATCGATGAGGCAGGCAATAAACTACCATTTGGTGAGCAGGGAGAAATTATCGTCTCAGGGCCAGCCGTTTCAAAAGGCTATATGAACAATCCTGAAAAGACTGCCGAAGCCTTCTTTGAATTTGAAGGACTACCAGCCTATCATACAGGGGATGTGGGCTCAATGACCCCAGATGGTCTGCTTTTATACGGTGGTCGGATGGACTTCCAAATCAAGTTTAACGGCTACCGCATTGAGCTTGAAGATGTTTCCCAAAACCTCAATAAATCGCAGTATATCAAGTCAGCAGTTGCCGTTCCGCGCTACAACAAGGACCACAAGGTGCAAAATCTTCTGGCCTATGTCATCTTAAAAGAAGGGGTGCGCGAGCAGTTTGAACGCGACATCGATATTACCAAGGCTATTAAAGAAGATTTGGAAGACATCATGATGTCTTATATGATGCCATCTAAATTCCTCTACCGTGAGAGTCTTCCTTTGACGCCAAATGGCAAGATTGACATTAAAGGCTTGATTAACGAGGTAAACAACCGATGA
- a CDS encoding teichoic acid D-Ala incorporation-associated protein DltX: protein MKKHPTVYKFLGQTLLYFVIFLGLLYFFSYLGQGQGGFIYNEF from the coding sequence ATGAAGAAACATCCAACCGTATATAAATTTTTAGGGCAGACCTTGTTGTATTTTGTAATTTTTCTGGGCCTCCTGTACTTTTTTTCCTATCTTGGACAAGGGCAAGGTGGCTTTATTTATAATGAATTTTAG
- a CDS encoding S66 peptidase family protein — MKKLSKNAHIRVLSPSSSIEHIGGFDANRAAKDRLEALGFQLSFSSHYDEHDLLDSASIESRVADLHEAFLDDSVDMILATIGGFNCNELLPYLDYDLIKNHPKLFCGYSDTTALLNAIYAKTGLKTYMGPSYSSFKMEALQDYQTESWLKALTQTSYDLTPSKEWGSNAWYLPDAEMIFHKTEWKVYNHGQAKATALGGNLSTFSLLRGTPYAPQNKDYILFLEEAEEDDYFNFDRALAALLQAYPEPKAVLIGRFPKECEMTEELLLYILDKYPVLKTIPVIYDMDFAHTQPLFTVTIGATVSLDTKTMTVHVEE, encoded by the coding sequence ATGAAAAAACTCAGTAAAAATGCCCACATCCGTGTCCTTAGCCCATCATCATCGATTGAACACATCGGTGGATTCGATGCCAATCGTGCTGCCAAGGATCGTTTGGAAGCTCTTGGTTTTCAGCTCTCCTTTTCAAGCCACTACGATGAACATGATCTGCTAGACTCCGCCAGTATCGAAAGCCGTGTAGCAGACTTACACGAAGCCTTTTTAGATGATAGTGTGGATATGATTTTAGCTACAATTGGTGGCTTTAACTGCAATGAACTCTTGCCTTATCTAGACTATGACTTGATTAAAAATCACCCTAAGCTTTTTTGTGGCTACTCAGACACGACGGCTCTCCTCAATGCCATCTATGCCAAAACAGGGTTAAAAACCTATATGGGGCCGTCCTATTCTAGCTTTAAAATGGAAGCCCTCCAAGACTATCAGACAGAAAGTTGGCTCAAAGCCCTGACCCAGACATCCTATGACTTGACCCCAAGCAAAGAATGGGGGAGCAACGCTTGGTATCTGCCGGATGCGGAGATGATTTTCCACAAGACCGAGTGGAAGGTCTATAACCACGGACAAGCCAAGGCAACGGCTCTAGGGGGCAATTTATCGACCTTCTCACTTCTACGTGGCACGCCTTATGCACCGCAAAACAAGGACTACATTCTCTTTTTAGAAGAGGCCGAAGAAGATGATTATTTCAACTTCGATCGTGCGCTAGCGGCGCTTCTTCAAGCCTATCCAGAACCAAAGGCAGTTCTCATTGGGCGGTTTCCAAAAGAATGTGAAATGACAGAAGAACTTCTTCTTTATATCCTAGACAAATACCCTGTCCTAAAGACGATTCCAGTCATCTATGATATGGACTTCGCCCACACCCAGCCTCTCTTTACAGTCACAATCGGGGCAACCGTTAGCCTTGATACCAAGACCATGACCGTCCATGTAGAGGAGTGA
- a CDS encoding bacteriocin immunity protein encodes MSENDILTETYNLILNPTITEAERAILRRFKDQVCPNKDMTPLITHLAEDLRKLAVKNISQQTHLSKEVAELYQKIAYTAKQNQEMGRGLSSLGVTLSGLRF; translated from the coding sequence ATGAGTGAAAACGATATTCTTACCGAAACCTATAACCTGATTCTCAATCCTACGATTACCGAGGCAGAACGTGCCATTTTGCGCCGATTCAAGGACCAAGTCTGCCCAAATAAGGACATGACCCCACTCATCACTCACTTGGCAGAAGACCTGCGAAAACTCGCCGTGAAAAATATCAGCCAGCAAACTCACCTCTCAAAAGAAGTCGCTGAACTCTATCAGAAAATTGCCTATACTGCAAAACAGAACCAAGAAATGGGACGAGGCTTAAGCAGTCTTGGAGTGACTTTAAGTGGACTTAGATTTTAG
- a CDS encoding helix-turn-helix transcriptional regulator, with protein sequence MRWDIGSIYKSIRTSKGLTQKEVCADRLSRSNLAKFESNRSIPSYETMEFLLRQLDMTFEEFDYICHFYQPSERQAIVNRVLNYTSSVDNDELQTLKNLCQDYLKREKNDIPIQNILRKAKIVLEVRQHSFSSRAQELANTAWKELEKRDVWYASDIHQIGSILFFFPIDTVQIIADRILLNLEKYKDYTNVKSMKTSLFLNLASIFFSHHRLQECEKVASLALESAKEQKRYDQLGLAQVLLGLCKDQLDLIDKGRQILELTGETTLLAQFQQQISEHHKKS encoded by the coding sequence ATGCGCTGGGATATTGGTTCTATTTATAAGTCGATTCGCACTTCTAAGGGGCTTACCCAAAAGGAGGTTTGCGCTGACAGGCTTTCTCGCTCAAATCTCGCTAAGTTCGAAAGTAATCGCTCCATACCAAGCTACGAAACCATGGAGTTCTTGCTGCGGCAGCTCGATATGACCTTTGAAGAGTTTGACTATATCTGCCATTTCTATCAACCAAGCGAACGGCAAGCGATTGTCAATCGTGTCTTAAACTATACCTCATCAGTTGACAATGATGAATTGCAAACTCTAAAAAACCTTTGCCAAGACTATCTCAAACGAGAAAAGAACGATATTCCTATCCAAAATATTCTCCGTAAAGCTAAGATTGTATTAGAAGTTAGGCAACACTCCTTTAGCTCAAGAGCACAAGAGTTAGCAAATACTGCTTGGAAAGAACTCGAAAAACGCGATGTCTGGTATGCTAGCGACATCCACCAGATAGGCTCCATTTTGTTTTTCTTTCCCATTGATACCGTCCAAATCATCGCAGATAGAATCCTCCTCAATTTGGAAAAATACAAGGACTATACAAATGTCAAATCCATGAAAACCAGTCTCTTTCTCAATCTAGCCTCTATCTTTTTCTCCCATCACAGGCTACAAGAATGTGAAAAGGTCGCAAGCCTAGCTCTTGAGAGCGCTAAGGAGCAGAAACGCTATGACCAGCTAGGGCTAGCACAAGTCCTGCTTGGTCTCTGTAAAGACCAGCTAGACTTGATTGACAAAGGCAGGCAAATTCTTGAGCTGACAGGAGAGACGACCTTACTCGCCCAATTTCAACAGCAAATCTCTGAGCACCATAAAAAGAGCTGA
- a CDS encoding IS30 family transposase, giving the protein MSTTDCTTKRSYKHLTAGQRGKIQAWLSDGHSMAEIARRIGVHRSSISREIKRGSVQQVKKVNGKLVYFQDYFDETAQNLAEKRREAVYCLKLEKVSESFLTAFTEAMLAKPRIHSVDTFIHAYKQDNPDELVPSTKTMYTYIYQGLLTVKPIDLPRAMRLKPKTRNRTSTKKHFGTSIEERPEEINNRSEFGHWEIDSVLGLKTAGEPSILTLVERKTRYAITVYLAGKKAEFVNEAVSQLLRDYPIKSITADNGAEFATLSQLEGVQVYYAHAYSSHERGTNENFNGLLREFIPKGKSLKFITAESLATATSAINQRPRRLLGYQSAKTLLGLAQTA; this is encoded by the coding sequence ATGTCCACTACTGATTGTACCACAAAACGTTCTTATAAGCATCTGACAGCTGGTCAGAGAGGGAAAATTCAGGCTTGGTTGTCTGATGGTCATTCCATGGCTGAGATTGCTCGTAGAATAGGCGTTCACCGTTCCAGCATCTCACGCGAGATTAAGCGTGGCTCTGTCCAGCAAGTCAAGAAAGTCAATGGTAAACTCGTTTATTTTCAGGACTATTTCGATGAGACAGCCCAAAATCTGGCTGAAAAGAGGCGGGAGGCTGTTTACTGTCTGAAACTTGAAAAGGTCTCAGAGTCTTTCCTAACCGCCTTTACGGAGGCCATGTTGGCTAAACCAAGAATTCATAGTGTCGATACCTTTATTCATGCCTATAAGCAGGACAATCCTGATGAGCTAGTTCCCAGCACTAAAACCATGTATACCTATATTTATCAAGGATTACTGACAGTTAAGCCTATTGACTTGCCTCGTGCTATGCGCCTAAAACCAAAAACTAGGAACCGTACATCCACTAAGAAGCATTTTGGGACCTCTATTGAGGAACGTCCAGAAGAAATCAATAATCGTTCTGAATTTGGACATTGGGAGATTGACTCTGTCCTTGGATTGAAAACAGCTGGAGAGCCCTCTATCCTGACCCTGGTTGAACGAAAGACACGCTACGCGATCACCGTCTATCTGGCTGGAAAGAAGGCGGAGTTTGTGAACGAAGCCGTGTCTCAACTCCTTAGGGATTACCCCATCAAATCCATCACAGCGGATAACGGGGCGGAGTTTGCGACTCTGAGTCAATTAGAAGGGGTTCAAGTGTACTATGCTCATGCCTATTCCTCACACGAACGAGGCACCAATGAGAACTTTAATGGCTTGCTTAGGGAGTTTATCCCAAAAGGTAAATCGCTCAAATTCATCACAGCTGAGAGCTTAGCTACGGCTACCTCAGCCATCAACCAAAGACCAAGAAGATTATTGGGCTATCAGTCTGCCAAAACCCTGCTTGGGCTAGCCCAAACAGCCTAA
- a CDS encoding YhgE/Pip domain-containing protein: protein MFREWKAIFKKPTFMIVMIGISLIPALYNVIFLSSMWDPYGKLSDLPVAVVNKDQKATFNGKNLTVGKDMVENLKKNDSLDFHFVSEEKAKDGLEKGDYYMIVTLPSDLSKKAASILTEKPEEMVIDYQTSSGHSFIASKMGDSAMTSLKQTVANNITNTYTTSLFESMDSLKDGLLKAASGSGDLADGGKTLQVGSQTLEAGLQTLASSTMTFSDGANQLSTGLGTYTLGVQQLAIGLGSLSTGVVAYTDGVATLSGGVATFADGMKAYTQGVSDLSNGANQLLSGVSAYTKGVADLSSGLIPYTQGVGTLSGGLNQFSAGLSSYTAGVADLSNGANQLSGNSASLVAGAESLAAGLETLRNAVANAGVSPEQAQQLEDLKAALSVVQAGLAQSPGAPDVSGLEASLATIESHASTITGSASADRSAILQNIAATSAYQSLSAAEQAEISAAVSGSPSQVESSAQAILDLAGGIRAQLEDLGNNGSSGNLQKASQVIEQAKGALSGVAASSNNQANLLAGLEDAKNGADSLFAGLMIYTQGVSSLADGASKLAGTNDQLTQGLGQLETGAATLVSNNDQLTTGASQLVTNNDTLNAGMGALQAGASQLAGKNAEVTGGLDQLVDGASQLTSKNGELLSGVSQLVNGASLLDQNSPALLSGSSQLSDGATQISEGSSKLADGGQQLTLGLSTLVTGADSLKDGLDTADEKLSTVSTGKTNADVLSHPLTTKKTDKDHVGQNGVGMAPYMISVALFVAAISTNMIFSTLPSGRVPKNRMEWLKSRLEVNGVIALVAGVLVYGAVHLIGLTANHELATLCLILLASSTFMAVVTSLVTWNNRLGAFAALILLLLQLASSAGTYPLQLTDKIFQDLNPWLPISYSVSGLRETISMSGHIAGQVTVLLLMLVIAIGFGFAIYKPQMEKS, encoded by the coding sequence ATGTTTAGAGAGTGGAAAGCCATTTTCAAAAAACCGACCTTTATGATTGTCATGATTGGGATTTCCTTGATTCCAGCCTTGTATAATGTTATCTTTTTGAGTTCGATGTGGGATCCGTATGGGAAACTATCTGATTTGCCAGTAGCGGTGGTCAATAAAGACCAAAAAGCGACCTTTAATGGCAAGAACTTGACGGTAGGTAAGGACATGGTGGAAAACTTAAAGAAAAATGATTCGTTAGATTTTCACTTTGTATCTGAAGAAAAGGCAAAGGACGGTCTTGAAAAGGGGGATTACTATATGATTGTAACCCTCCCTAGTGATTTGTCGAAAAAAGCTGCGAGTATCTTGACGGAGAAACCAGAAGAGATGGTGATTGATTATCAAACATCTAGTGGACATAGCTTTATCGCAAGTAAGATGGGTGATTCTGCTATGACTTCTCTCAAGCAGACTGTGGCAAATAATATCACCAATACCTATACGACTTCCTTGTTTGAAAGTATGGATAGTCTCAAAGATGGGCTTTTAAAGGCTGCGTCAGGGAGTGGAGATTTAGCTGATGGTGGTAAGACCTTACAGGTAGGCAGTCAGACTTTGGAGGCTGGCTTACAGACCTTAGCTTCCTCAACCATGACTTTTTCAGATGGTGCGAATCAATTAAGCACAGGTCTTGGGACTTATACGCTAGGGGTGCAGCAGTTAGCGATAGGCTTAGGAAGTTTATCGACAGGTGTAGTTGCTTATACGGATGGGGTTGCGACCTTGTCTGGTGGCGTTGCGACATTCGCAGATGGTATGAAAGCCTATACCCAAGGAGTCTCTGACTTGTCAAATGGCGCTAATCAGCTCTTGAGCGGCGTTAGCGCTTATACAAAAGGAGTTGCGGACCTTTCTAGTGGCTTGATTCCTTATACGCAAGGTGTGGGTACTCTCTCAGGTGGTTTGAATCAATTTTCGGCGGGTCTATCTAGCTATACGGCAGGTGTGGCTGATTTATCAAATGGCGCGAATCAGTTGAGTGGAAATTCAGCCAGCTTGGTAGCTGGAGCAGAATCTCTTGCTGCGGGTCTTGAAACCTTGAGAAATGCGGTGGCAAATGCTGGAGTTAGCCCTGAGCAAGCTCAGCAATTAGAAGATTTAAAAGCAGCTTTGAGTGTTGTTCAAGCAGGACTTGCGCAGTCACCAGGCGCACCAGATGTGAGCGGGCTTGAAGCCAGTCTCGCTACCATTGAAAGCCATGCGAGTACGATTACAGGAAGTGCCAGTGCGGATCGCTCAGCTATTTTGCAGAATATAGCTGCAACCAGCGCTTATCAAAGTCTTTCCGCAGCGGAACAGGCAGAGATTAGTGCGGCGGTGAGTGGCTCGCCAAGTCAGGTCGAATCCTCAGCCCAAGCTATTCTTGATTTGGCTGGAGGTATCAGGGCTCAATTAGAAGACTTGGGTAATAACGGTTCCAGTGGCAATCTGCAAAAAGCCAGTCAAGTGATTGAACAGGCCAAGGGTGCGCTTTCTGGTGTAGCAGCAAGTAGCAACAATCAAGCCAATCTCCTTGCAGGGCTAGAGGATGCTAAAAATGGAGCTGATTCTCTTTTTGCAGGTCTTATGATTTACACTCAAGGGGTGTCAAGCTTAGCAGATGGTGCATCAAAACTAGCAGGAACGAATGACCAATTAACCCAAGGACTTGGGCAATTAGAAACAGGAGCAGCAACCCTTGTTTCTAATAATGACCAACTAACAACAGGTGCTAGTCAGCTAGTGACGAACAACGATACTCTCAATGCTGGTATGGGAGCCTTGCAGGCAGGTGCTAGCCAGTTAGCAGGTAAAAATGCTGAAGTAACTGGCGGTCTGGATCAATTAGTCGACGGTGCTAGCCAACTCACGAGCAAAAATGGAGAGCTTTTATCTGGTGTGAGTCAGCTGGTAAATGGCGCAAGCTTACTAGATCAAAACTCCCCAGCGCTCTTGTCTGGCTCTAGCCAATTAAGCGATGGGGCAACGCAAATCTCTGAAGGATCTAGCAAACTCGCAGATGGTGGTCAGCAGTTGACGCTAGGTCTGTCGACTCTAGTGACAGGAGCAGATAGCCTCAAAGATGGGCTTGATACGGCAGACGAAAAATTATCCACTGTATCAACTGGCAAGACAAATGCAGATGTTCTTTCCCATCCTTTGACAACGAAAAAGACCGATAAGGATCACGTTGGTCAAAATGGAGTTGGTATGGCGCCGTATATGATTTCTGTCGCTCTCTTTGTCGCAGCGATTTCAACCAATATGATTTTCAGTACCTTGCCGTCTGGTCGTGTGCCGAAAAATCGGATGGAGTGGTTGAAGAGTCGCTTAGAGGTCAATGGCGTGATTGCCCTTGTGGCAGGTGTCTTGGTCTATGGAGCAGTGCATTTGATTGGGCTTACCGCCAATCATGAGCTTGCAACTCTCTGCTTGATTCTTCTTGCAAGTAGTACCTTTATGGCAGTTGTGACCAGCCTTGTCACTTGGAATAATAGACTCGGTGCCTTTGCAGCCTTAATCTTGCTACTCTTGCAGCTCGCGTCAAGTGCGGGAACGTATCCATTGCAGTTGACGGATAAGATATTCCAAGACCTCAATCCGTGGTTGCCAATCAGCTACTCCGTATCCGGACTTCGTGAGACCATCTCGATGAGTGGGCATATCGCAGGACAAGTAACGGTTTTACTCCTTATGCTTGTCATCGCTATTGGTTTTGGCTTTGCGATTTACAAACCTCAAATGGAAAAATCATAA